One window of Mus caroli chromosome 11, CAROLI_EIJ_v1.1, whole genome shotgun sequence genomic DNA carries:
- the LOC110304505 gene encoding zinc finger protein 180-like, with amino-acid sequence MNSERPSLLLHRSQYVKGFTLRRNLAAVMSVENPSASVPTLIIIKEFKLEREPTHACNVAKHLVMNQNVCHIRKLTNGEKPCRCGDCGKGFQKYYLSVPQRTQTNEKPYRCNECGKSSKDTTIFNVLQRIHTEERPCECRDCGEALMCSYPSLTHQHIHF; translated from the coding sequence ATGAATTCAGAAAGGCCTTCTTTGCTTCTTCATCGCTCACAGTACGTCAAAGGATTCACACTAAGAAGAAACCTTGCTGCTGTAATGTCTGTGGAAAATCCTTCAGCCAGTGTGCCCACTTTAATCATCATCAAAGAATTCAAACTGGAGAGAGAGCCTACACATGCCTGCAATGTGGCAAAGCATTTAGTGATGAACCAAAACGTGTGCCATATCAGGAAACTCACCAATGGTGAGAAGCCCTGCAGATGTGGCGACTGTGGAAAAGGCTTTCAGAAGTACTACCTTAGTGTGCCTCAGAGAACCCAGACCAATGAGAAGCCATACAGATGCAATGAGTGTGGAAAATCTTCCAAGGATACCACAATTTTTAATGTTCTTCAAAGAATCCATACAGAAGAGAGACCCTGTGAATGCCGTGACTGTGGAGAGGCCCTCATGTGTTCTTATCCCTCATTAACACATCAGCATATTCATTTCTAG